TGGATCCAGTTCAACATCCGCTACTACATGTTTGCGCTGGTCTTCGTCATCTTCGATGTCGAGACCGTGTTCCTCTATCCCTGGGCCGTGGCCTTCCACCGCCTCGGCCTGCTCGCCTTCATCGAAGCCCTGGTGTTCATCGCCATCCTGGTGGTGGCCCTGGCCTACGCCTGGCGCAAGGGCGCC
This sequence is a window from Cyanobium sp. PCC 7001. Protein-coding genes within it:
- the ndhC gene encoding photosynthetic/respiratory NAD(P)H-quinone oxidoreductase subunit C codes for the protein MFVLSGYDAFLGFLLISAAVPVLALVANKLLSPDSRQGERELTYESGMEPIGGAWIQFNIRYYMFALVFVIFDVETVFLYPWAVAFHRLGLLAFIEALVFIAILVVALAYAWRKGALEWS